GGAAATGCTCGGCTATGCGGTTCTGTTCTTGATCCTGGCGCTCGTCGCCGGCTATCTGGGCTTCTTCGGCCTGGCGGGCCTCGCGGCCAGCATCGCCAAGATCCTCCTGATCGTCTTC
Above is a window of Rhizomicrobium sp. DNA encoding:
- a CDS encoding DUF1328 domain-containing protein, translated to MLGYAVLFLILALVAGYLGFFGLAGLAASIAKILLIVFVVLLIVSAFSSALRGRPPV